In Effusibacillus pohliae DSM 22757, the DNA window TTCGCGCTCTCTTCTAACTTGTCATGAGTAACGATTGCCACGTTTTGCGCTGCTTCGGCGGCGCCGTTAAGAATCGCCTCCCCATCAACACCTGAACGCAACATAGCGTCCATCGCAGCCGCAATTTCATTCGCAGAATGCGCGCCCCGGCTCCCTAAACTCAGCGCGAGATCCTGCAGTTGTTGCGTCAATCCGGCCGCATCACGAATCTTGTCGTTCCATGACTCGTTCTTTTCGATGTTTGTTGCGATAACCGTTTGTATGCTTTTCATGGCCGCTTCAAAGTCGGCACCCTGTTCGATTGCATATTTGAAAAGATGCTCGCCGCTTTCGCCTACATGCTGCATTGATTGTCCGAGCAGCTGAAGCGAAACAAGCCCACCAAGACTGTCAACGCTTTTCTTTACGTTACCGACGTTCGTCTCCGCATTCTTAGCCATGCTTTCAAACGCCCTACCGATCTCTGCTGTCTGATTGCGAACGGCTAAGACAACTGCGGAAATCGCTGTCTCCATTGATCGAAAGGATGCTTCAATTCCTTTTGCACTCTCGTCTGAAACCTTCGATAAACTTTGTAGAGAACGCTCGTCATCACTAACCACTTTGGACACGTCATCCATTGATTTGGACGATTTCGAAATTGCTTCAAAAGACGAACTAATGGCCCGCGCCGCAGATTCCGCCGTCTGTCGAAATGATTTCATTACTTCTGAAAGGCTGCTAAAAACACTGGCCGCTTGATTCTGCGCCGAAATTACTAGGTTAAGTCGTGCCTCTCGTTCCGCCATCCTTTATCTCACCTCCAACCAATGCAGAAGGCCCCGACTCGTTTTGAGTGGGACCTTCTTCCAATTTCTGTGCAATTGATTCAAGCGTCAGTTTGACAAGTTCAGCTAATCGCTCACATTCATCATGAAGTCGATCGGCTTCGTCGAAAAGTTGGCCATTCCTTGTCTTCGCAACCTCCAATAACAAAGCCCATCCCATTTTCTTGGTGAGGATAACCCTGTCAAACAATGCGCCATACAGTAAGCCAAATTCCGTATGGTAATGAACAGATACTGAGCGATTCAGAAGATGTACTAACTGCCCGAGGTGCAATTCGATGTTCTTCCTAAAGTCACGCCAGAATCGCTTAGAATTGGCCACCGGTTTCTTTTGTTCATAGCTGAGTGTGATGTTATAAAATGCTTGCGACAATTCTACGAGTGTCTTTAAATCTTTCTGAAGCGGATTTTTGATCTCATCCATTAGTTCTCCCCTCCATGTTCCGCACGAGTATAGATTTCAAGCTCCCGAATCAACTCTTCTTTTGTCGTCGTGCCGTCCATCAGAAATTCCATTTCCATATCCCAAATGTAGTCGCGGCTAAACCGGCTTCCCGATCTCGGTACGCCGCAAATGTCATACATTCGGTCGAAAACATCTCCTACATTTAACCCCATATCAGAGTTTTCCGTTCCGAAGAGCTTATCAATTTCGTGCTGCTTGTCGGACACGCTTTTTAACACGTCGATTAGCAGCCCCACAAGTTGTCTCTCGCGATTCGTCAATCGAATTCCCCCTTCAACTCTTGAATAATCTCACGGACCGCCTCGTCAAACGGTAATCCTGTCGCCAACGATCGGTCTAGCGCCATTCCTGCGACCGCGTGCTCCAGATTAATCGTTTCGTACCCGAACATCAGGCTACGCCCTCCTCACCATCCTCAAGTTCTTCATACTCCTCGAAATAGCCAAGTTCCGATGTCGGCGTCAACAAATCACCGTCCTCGCCAAGTAACGGAACGCCATTTTGGTAGGCAGCATATCTGGCCCCTTCCCAATAGTTTGTGTCATACGCAAACTCGGTGCCGCCCTTCTCGCGTGCAACTTCCAGCGCGTCTTTCAGCGACGCACGCATGGCGTTTTTCAGCGACTTGCGCGGATATTGCTGGTTCAGCGTCTTAATGGTCTTGCCTGTGCTCCCGTTCACCAGCGCAACCTCTGCGCCCCAGATGCCCGCTTTGTAGACAAACATTCGTTGCCGAATGATGATAAACATGGCATAATACCCCCTCAAAAACTGTGCATATCTTGCATGATTTTGGGCATTTTCGCCCCGTAGAGCGTTTCAAAATCGCAGGTAATAGGATTATATCCCTCCACGATCAAAAGCCCCTCTAAACGGCGATTTTCGCCGATTTCGTACCATTCGCGAAAAGCCTTCGGGCCGCCCGTTTCTTTTCGTTCGGAATTACGTACACGACCGCAAACAGGCGCCCGCTCCGGTAATACTCGGCCAGAATCCTGAAATCGGGATACGAACGGCGAATGCGCCGCATCAGTTCGTGATCCTCGGTATAAGCGGCCAACTCATTCGCGTTCAGCCGCCAAAGCTCATTCATCGCCAACACCCCCTCCACCACGCCAAATAAAAAAGCGCCACCCGAGTCTCACAGATGGCGCACAACCAATCTTGTACGTTTTGAAATATAATAGGTTTGATTATTGTGTTTACTAAGCGACTAATGCGTCATACTGTCTACGAGGAATAAGCTGTTTCAATTGCTTTTCATCGTAAAAGTATTTTAAGCATTCCGAGAGGTCGCGGCCCTCTTCAAGCGAGAAAAGTTTGTCGCCCCCCACGTCCTCAACTTTTAGTGTCATTCGGTAATAGTTGGGCCGCTTTAGATGCGTACCCTTTCTGGATTGGTTGCGTGCCACAATCTCGATAACGCCCAATGCTTCAAGATTTTTCAATTGCCGCCATACCGTTACTTCGTCCATTCCGGTAGCTTCCTTCATTTGCACATATATCATATAGAAAACGCCGTTCTCGCCTGCCCATCGCTTACTATGAATCAGCAGCGCATAGGCGAGCGCCTTTTGATTCTTCTGCGGACATTGA includes these proteins:
- a CDS encoding Cdc6/Cdc18 family protein; this translates as MITEWMAWQPKHFYTSTWEECLQDIHESVEYVYRKNLTLQVEPRDLTVSFAEIDAIIRQCPQKNQKALAYALLIHSKRWAGENGVFYMIYVQMKEATGMDEVTVWRQLKNLEALGVIEIVARNQSRKGTHLKRPNYYRMTLKVEDVGGDKLFSLEEGRDLSECLKYFYDEKQLKQLIPRRQYDALVA